One window from the genome of Choloepus didactylus isolate mChoDid1 chromosome 2, mChoDid1.pri, whole genome shotgun sequence encodes:
- the LOC119517119 gene encoding olfactory receptor 10X1-like, translated as MWINQTILKEFILVGFSLYPDIQAFIFMVFLCLYLFTLIGNTVIMGLTWVDRALHTPMYLFLSALSFSETCYTMSIIPKMLADLLAKNRSISVVGCGLQMCFFLGLGGTNCLILTVMGYDRFLAICNPLRYPLLMTNAVCGQLVASAWVGGFFVSLVETSLIFRGFFCNRNIVKHFFCHMRVIVKLSCLDSDFTEFIVTVISVSGLLGTFFLISLTYIFILSTVLRIPSAEGKQKAFSTCASHLTVVIIHFGFASIVYLKPEASGGDDTLIAIPYTVITPFLSPLIFTLRNKDMKNAFRKVLGKTVALDK; from the coding sequence ATGTGGATCAACCAGACAATCCTGAAAGAATTCATCCTTGTTGGCTTTTCTCTTTATCCAGATATACAGGCATTCATCTTCATGGTCTTCCTTTGCCTCTATCTTTTCACACTTATCGGTAATACGGTCATTATGGGTCTAACTTGGGTGGACAGAgccctccacacccccatgtacctCTTTCTCAGTGCTCTCTCCTTCTCTGAGACCTGCTACACAATGTCCATCATTCCCAAGATGCTGGCAGATCTGTTGGCCAAGAACAGAAGCATTTCGGTTGTAGGTTGTGGCTTGCAGATGTGTTTCTTCTTGGGACTTGGTGGCACCAACTGTCTCATTCTCACTGTGATGGGGTATGATCGTTTCCTGGCCATCTGCAACCCTCTTCGATATCCTTTGCTTATGACAAATGCAGTATGTGGACAGCTTGTGGCCTCTGCTTGGGTTGGAggattctttgtctctctggtaGAGACTTCACTGATATTCAGAGGGTTTTTTTGCAACCGCAACATTGTGAAACACTTTTTTTGCCATATGCGGGTAATTGTGAAGTTATCCTGTCTAGACAGTGACTTCACAGAATTCATTGTAACAGTGATCTCAGTGTCAGGCTTGCTGGGTACCTTTTTTCTCATCAGCCTCACTTACATCTTCATTCTTTCCACTGTCCTCAGGATCCCTTCAGCTGAGGGCAAACAGAAGGCCTTTTCCACCTGTGCCTCTCACCTCACAGTGGTCATCATCCATTTTGGGTTTGCATCTATTGTTTATCTGAAGCCAGAAGCCTCAGGGGGAGATGACACACTCATAGCTATCCCTTACACAGTCATTACCCCTTTCCTCAGCCCTCTCATTTTCACCCTCAGGAATAAGGACATGAAGAATGCTTTCAGAAAGGTGCTGGGAAAGACAGTTGCTTTGGATAAATGA
- the LOC119512607 gene encoding olfactory receptor 10X1-like: protein MTLEMLICCFFQISDIQTIWINQTILKEFILVGFSLYPDIQAFIFVVFLCLYIFTLIGNMAIMGLTWVDTALHTPMYLLLSALSFSETCYTMSIIPKMLADLLAKNRSISVVGCGLQMCFFLGLGGTHTVIFTLMGYDHFLAICNPLRYSLLMTNTVCGQLVASAWAGGFLVSLIETSLIFRGVFCNPNLVKHFFCHMRAVVKLSCLDSDFTEFIVTVISVSGLLGTFLLISLTYIFILSTILKIPSAEGKQKAFSTCASHLTVVIIHFGFASIVYLKPEASGGDDTLIAIPYTVITPFLSPLIFTLRNKDMKNAFRRVLGKLVALNK, encoded by the coding sequence ATGACTCTGGAAATGCTCATCTGTTGTTTCTTTCAGATTTCAGACATTCAAACAATATGGATCAACCAGACAATCTTGAAAGAATTCATCCTTGTTGGCTTTTCTCTTTATCCAGATATACAGGCATTCATCTTTGTGGTCTTCCTTTGCCTCTATATCTTCACACTCATAGGTAATATGGCCATCATGGGTCTAACTTGGGTGGACACAGCCCTCCACACCCCTATGTACCTCCTTCTCAGTGCTCTCTCCTTCTCTGAGACCTGCTACACAATGTCCATCATTCCCAAGATGCTGGCAGATCTACTGGCCAAGAACAGAAGCATTTCAGTTGTAGGTTGTGGCTTGCAGATGTGTTTCTTCTTGGGACTTGGTGGCACCCACACTGTCATCTTTACTTTGATGGGTTATGATCATTTCCTGGCCATCTGCAACCCTCTTCGATATTCTTTGCTTATGACCAACACAGTATGTGGACAGCTTGTGGCCTCTGCTTGGGCTGGAGGATTCCTTGTCTCTCTGATAGAGACTTCACTGATATTCAGAGGGGTTTTCTGCAACCCCAACCTTGTGAAGCACTTTTTTTGCCATATGCGGGCAGTTGTGAAGTTATCCTGTCTAGACAGTGACTTCACAGAATTCATTGTAACAGTGATCTCAGTGTCAGGCTTGCTGGGTACCTTTTTGCTCATCAGCCTCACTTACATCTTCATTCTTTCTACTATCCTCAAGATCCCTTCAGCTGAGGGCAAGCAGAAGGCCTTTTCCACCTGTGCCTCTCACCTCACAGTGGTCATCATCCATTTTGGGTTTGCATCTATTGTTTATCTGAAGCCAGAAGCCTCAGGGGGAGATGACACACTCATAGCTATCCCTTACACAGTCATTACCCCTTTCCTCAGCCCTCTCATTTTCACCCTCAGGAATAAGGACATGAAGAATGCTTTCAGAAGGGTGTTGGGAAAGCTAGTTGCTTTGAATAAATGA